The following coding sequences are from one Haloarcula taiwanensis window:
- a CDS encoding glycosyl transferase family 2: MYNGSTIGVVVPAYNEEGFISDVIDSLPEYVDQVFVIDDCSTDGTWTEIKEYVDTEVTQAGVTGDSAEQIVVADGAGTTISESQTFLDKRIVPVRHQTNGGRGAAIQTGYELALMSGMDAIAVLDGDGQMDPNILDEILDPVVKGEADYAKGNRLISRRHCAQMSNWRFFGNALLTILTKVASGHWKMRDPQNGYTAISATALEQLSLNDLFDDYGFLNDMLIQLDANGLTVRDVPMEAFYGDESSGIRYSSFVPKLSMLLLRGFFWRIGKKFFR; encoded by the coding sequence GTGTATAACGGTTCGACAATCGGTGTTGTTGTTCCCGCATACAATGAGGAGGGATTTATTAGTGATGTCATCGACTCACTTCCGGAGTACGTTGACCAAGTGTTCGTTATCGACGACTGCTCGACAGATGGCACGTGGACCGAGATCAAGGAATACGTGGATACCGAAGTGACACAGGCAGGTGTGACCGGTGATTCTGCCGAACAAATAGTTGTTGCCGACGGGGCAGGAACAACGATATCTGAAAGCCAGACGTTTCTCGACAAGCGGATCGTCCCGGTCCGTCATCAGACAAACGGCGGTCGCGGAGCCGCTATACAAACTGGCTACGAGCTCGCGCTTATGAGCGGCATGGATGCGATTGCAGTCCTCGATGGCGACGGTCAAATGGATCCGAACATCCTTGATGAGATTCTCGACCCAGTCGTTAAAGGAGAAGCGGATTATGCGAAGGGCAACCGCTTGATATCACGACGCCACTGTGCCCAGATGTCCAACTGGCGGTTTTTCGGAAACGCACTCCTCACGATATTGACAAAGGTCGCGAGCGGACACTGGAAGATGCGCGACCCACAGAACGGATACACTGCGATTTCCGCAACGGCGCTCGAACAACTCTCGCTGAACGATTTGTTTGACGACTACGGGTTCCTGAACGATATGCTCATTCAGTTAGACGCCAATGGACTGACTGTACGGGACGTACCGATGGAGGCGTTTTACGGCGACGAATCAAGTGGGATCAGATACAGTTCGTTCGTTCCGAAGCTGTCTATGCTGCTCCTGCGAGGATTCTTCTGGCGAATCGGTAAGAAGTTCTTCAGATGA
- a CDS encoding transcriptional regulator, whose protein sequence is MADFDQWDEVSYVISSRYRVETLRRLSEGPATPSLIADDRDMSIAHVSRALQELRESELVDLLVSEDRKKGRVYDITEKGVDIWETIERKNMA, encoded by the coding sequence ATGGCAGACTTTGATCAGTGGGATGAAGTGAGCTACGTGATCAGTTCACGGTATCGAGTCGAGACTCTCCGTCGATTGTCAGAAGGCCCCGCGACACCGTCGTTGATCGCGGACGATCGAGACATGAGTATTGCACATGTCTCACGTGCGTTACAAGAGCTCCGTGAGTCGGAACTTGTTGATTTACTAGTCTCGGAAGATAGAAAAAAAGGGCGCGTGTACGATATCACGGAGAAAGGTGTCGATATTTGGGAAACAATCGAACGGAAGAACATGGCATAA
- a CDS encoding glycosyl transferase family 1 gives MRILRVAQDIFPDKVGGAPYHIHALSRDQAEMGHDVTVLTVSNDQSLPQTEQRAGYTLVRLSPRIELFGNALFAGTVKYLRNAREYDVVHAHSHLFSSSNLTAAYSRVTDIPLAVTCHGLMSQRVPEWFSRFHLNTVGRFTYNAADVLFSYTALERERLRDLGVSSDIRVIHNGIDVDRFTPVGKTYDRITDATGPAVVFVGRLVEGKRPRDVLKAFQIVQDNIPEAKLFLCGDGPLRDKLEQIVERENMRESIRFLERVPYQEMPAVYRAADLFVLASRTEGFPRSVMESMACATPVLSTRLEQTEQVIEQAGQTVPVGDTTALAEAMSSMLDDRDALRKLGQAGREIVMREYDWSETVEQTTQALGTISTSTPSQQQVDSDQAEEQVIPAGSNTEHEQ, from the coding sequence ATGCGCATCCTACGTGTCGCCCAAGATATCTTTCCGGACAAAGTTGGGGGAGCACCTTATCACATACACGCTCTAAGCCGCGACCAGGCCGAGATGGGCCACGATGTGACGGTCCTGACCGTCTCGAACGACCAGTCTCTGCCACAGACCGAACAGAGAGCCGGGTACACCCTCGTCCGTCTGTCGCCGCGTATCGAACTGTTCGGTAACGCGCTGTTCGCCGGGACGGTGAAGTACCTCCGCAACGCTCGGGAGTACGACGTGGTACACGCTCACTCACACCTGTTTTCTTCGAGCAACCTCACGGCGGCTTACAGCCGGGTGACCGACATCCCGCTCGCCGTCACGTGTCACGGACTCATGTCGCAACGAGTCCCCGAATGGTTTTCGCGGTTCCACCTCAACACTGTCGGACGGTTCACATACAACGCGGCGGACGTACTCTTCTCTTACACTGCACTCGAACGCGAGCGCCTCCGGGACCTCGGCGTCTCGTCCGATATCCGCGTCATCCACAACGGGATTGACGTCGACCGATTCACGCCAGTCGGCAAAACGTACGACCGGATAACCGATGCGACTGGTCCGGCAGTCGTTTTCGTCGGTCGTCTGGTCGAAGGGAAACGGCCTCGGGACGTTCTGAAAGCGTTTCAGATAGTCCAAGACAACATCCCCGAGGCCAAACTGTTTTTGTGCGGTGACGGACCGCTTCGGGACAAGCTAGAACAGATTGTCGAGCGAGAGAATATGCGCGAGTCGATACGGTTTCTGGAGCGGGTTCCGTATCAGGAGATGCCGGCGGTCTACCGCGCCGCGGATCTGTTTGTACTTGCCAGTAGAACAGAAGGATTCCCGCGAAGCGTCATGGAATCTATGGCGTGTGCCACGCCCGTTCTCAGCACCCGACTGGAACAGACGGAACAGGTAATCGAGCAGGCTGGCCAGACGGTACCGGTTGGGGACACGACGGCACTAGCCGAGGCCATGTCTTCGATGCTCGACGATAGAGATGCGCTACGAAAGCTCGGCCAGGCCGGCAGGGAGATTGTGATGCGAGAATACGACTGGTCCGAAACGGTCGAGCAGACGACACAGGCCCTCGGTACTATTTCCACGTCGACGCCCTCCCAACAGCAGGTCGACAGCGACCAGGCCGAAGAGCAGGTGATACCCGCCGGCTCGAACACGGAGCACGAGCAATGA
- a CDS encoding alpha-D-ribose 1-methylphosphonate 5-triphosphate diphosphatase — MSNNANQTLISGGTVVTPTAKIENGTVTFSDGKIVSVDAEPHDTPDIDATGNYVLPGLIDLHGDDIERHLFPRAGERVDTTIALDRCDIANASAGITTKYHAISFEDVPDDNRSIELARRLAEQIRDFDRKTGARVDNRLHMRCELTNEAAVDAVSQGIRSGGDLVSLVSHIPGQGQFAGENTIAQRYDCPDKEFEAGIQTLETRRSNVSDTEIVARAREITDLASSRNIPVASHDDETVASVNNAAAIGVDISEYPLSHRVAQRATKLNLTVAMGAPNVVRGGSLWDGPDASQAIKDGVVDILCSDFRPQSLLSSVFIENNDSLIDRMLRVSTAPAAAAGLYDRGRLECGARADIIIVDPNPEPSIVRTYVAGDEVYRSA; from the coding sequence ATGAGTAATAATGCAAATCAGACATTGATATCAGGAGGAACTGTTGTTACGCCTACGGCGAAAATAGAGAACGGGACGGTGACGTTTTCTGACGGTAAAATTGTCTCAGTGGACGCAGAACCTCACGACACCCCCGATATTGATGCGACGGGTAACTATGTCCTGCCTGGACTGATTGACCTTCACGGTGATGACATTGAACGGCATCTCTTTCCGAGAGCCGGGGAGCGTGTCGACACGACTATCGCTCTGGATCGCTGTGATATTGCCAACGCTAGTGCAGGTATTACGACAAAATATCATGCTATCTCGTTCGAAGATGTTCCAGATGATAACCGGAGTATCGAATTAGCCCGTCGCCTCGCCGAACAGATACGGGATTTTGACCGCAAAACCGGTGCTCGTGTCGACAACAGGCTACATATGCGGTGTGAGCTAACAAATGAAGCGGCAGTCGACGCTGTCTCGCAGGGAATCCGATCAGGGGGGGACCTCGTCTCTCTTGTCTCACACATCCCCGGACAGGGTCAGTTCGCTGGCGAAAATACAATCGCACAACGCTATGACTGCCCCGATAAGGAATTTGAGGCAGGCATTCAGACCCTCGAGACACGCCGCAGCAATGTTTCAGACACAGAAATAGTGGCGCGCGCACGAGAGATCACAGATTTAGCGAGCAGTAGAAATATACCGGTTGCCTCACACGACGATGAAACTGTTGCGAGTGTAAATAACGCTGCTGCCATCGGGGTGGACATCAGCGAGTATCCGCTCTCTCACCGTGTTGCACAGCGTGCGACCAAGCTAAACCTGACCGTGGCGATGGGCGCGCCGAATGTGGTTCGCGGTGGGAGTCTGTGGGACGGACCCGACGCGTCTCAGGCGATCAAAGACGGCGTCGTAGACATCCTTTGCAGCGACTTTCGGCCGCAATCATTGCTTAGCTCTGTTTTCATTGAAAACAATGACTCTCTGATAGACCGGATGTTACGTGTTTCTACTGCACCAGCTGCTGCTGCCGGGTTATACGACCGTGGGCGGCTGGAGTGTGGGGCAAGAGCAGATATTATTATTGTTGATCCTAACCCGGAACCATCCATAGTACGAACGTATGTTGCCGGCGATGAGGTGTACCGTTCTGCATAG
- a CDS encoding sulfatase: MSPKQRPNVLLIVLDTARARTVLPGLESGLMPTLSRIANDGTTFTDATATAPWTLPSHAGMFTGKYASSHGVHAGNHIFDPDSAPLASRLSDAGYRTAGISGNVWISPEFGFDAGFDEFSMKWDLFWDAPELSSVISNRNTTATGDTILDVFRGQGPVDLLKGALTTGYAKFLAERHDDGARHTTSRTVKWLEQNGTADDPFFYFLNYVEPHLPYEPPEPFLDEYLPDGADPSRVSNLDQDPWQYVAGDRELTDADIELFKSLYEAELAYLDTQLGRLYDTLAEQGILDETAIILVGDHGENIGEHGLMDHQYCLYETLIHVPLIIRYPELFNDKEVSGPVELRDLYPTVTDLAGAEPPADTDVSTHSLVPRDGTVPVRDSAIAEYLVPQPSMDALREAVESFDETATRFDRPLRAIKTTDWKFIEAPGDTELYDRDEDPTERIDIASMHPDICERLGTDLRDELGRLARGTSDETTISANKKERLEDLGYLQ, encoded by the coding sequence ATGTCACCGAAGCAACGGCCGAACGTGCTGTTGATAGTTCTCGATACAGCACGTGCGCGCACGGTGCTTCCGGGTCTCGAATCCGGACTGATGCCGACGCTGTCGCGTATTGCGAATGACGGAACGACGTTCACTGACGCGACGGCCACTGCACCGTGGACGCTCCCTTCCCATGCCGGGATGTTCACTGGAAAGTACGCGTCATCACACGGCGTCCACGCCGGGAACCACATCTTCGACCCGGACTCCGCGCCGCTCGCGTCCCGACTCTCCGACGCAGGCTACCGAACGGCGGGCATCTCGGGCAACGTCTGGATAAGTCCGGAGTTCGGCTTCGATGCCGGCTTCGACGAGTTCTCGATGAAGTGGGACCTGTTCTGGGACGCCCCCGAGCTTTCGAGCGTTATCAGCAACCGGAACACGACGGCGACCGGCGACACCATTCTGGACGTGTTTCGGGGGCAAGGCCCGGTCGACCTCCTCAAAGGCGCGCTTACTACCGGCTACGCGAAGTTCCTCGCGGAGCGCCACGACGATGGGGCACGCCACACTACCTCACGGACGGTCAAATGGCTGGAGCAGAACGGCACGGCGGACGACCCGTTCTTCTACTTCCTGAACTACGTCGAACCCCACCTTCCTTACGAGCCGCCCGAACCCTTTCTCGACGAGTACCTGCCTGACGGTGCCGACCCGTCACGCGTCTCGAACCTCGACCAGGACCCCTGGCAGTACGTCGCCGGCGACCGGGAGCTAACTGACGCGGATATAGAACTATTCAAAAGCCTGTACGAGGCAGAACTGGCGTATCTTGACACGCAACTCGGACGGCTGTACGATACACTCGCCGAACAGGGTATTCTCGACGAGACCGCCATCATTCTGGTCGGGGACCACGGGGAGAACATCGGCGAACACGGGCTGATGGACCACCAGTACTGCCTCTACGAGACGCTGATTCACGTCCCGCTCATCATCCGATACCCGGAACTATTCAACGATAAAGAAGTTTCGGGACCCGTCGAACTCCGGGACCTGTATCCAACCGTTACAGACCTCGCGGGCGCTGAGCCGCCGGCCGATACGGACGTTTCGACGCACAGTTTGGTTCCCCGAGACGGAACCGTCCCCGTACGGGACAGCGCAATCGCCGAGTATCTCGTCCCGCAGCCGTCGATGGATGCGCTCCGGGAGGCCGTGGAGTCGTTCGATGAGACCGCGACGCGGTTCGACCGCCCGCTTCGAGCGATTAAAACCACTGACTGGAAATTCATCGAGGCACCGGGCGACACCGAACTGTACGACCGCGATGAGGACCCTACCGAACGGATTGACATCGCGTCGATGCACCCGGACATCTGTGAGCGCCTCGGGACAGACCTCCGAGACGAACTCGGTCGCCTCGCTCGCGGCACGTCGGACGAAACCACCATCAGCGCGAACAAAAAGGAGCGCCTCGAAGACCTGGGGTACCTCCAGTGA
- a CDS encoding glycosyl transferase, whose translation MTGQRPLAFYVPSLTVGGAERVTVTIANGLAEQGYDVDLLVSFCEGEFKKEVRSDVRLIDLETPSIPGIGIGAAVPALRRYLRTESPSMIFSQMTYANDVCLVAHGLAGSDAVAVPTVHNTLGVQDSPKEKFVEWLAGRLADRADQFVAVSEGAAESIVEHVGVSREDVTVLHNPIPVEEVRMRSRDPADHEWVGVPEYEVVLGVGRLEPQKNFGSFLKAFKRVHKARPQTRAIIVGRGSERGELGQLARDLGISEKVSFPGYVDNPYGYMAGASVLAMSSVHEGLPTVLIEALACGCPVVSTDCPSGPYEILEGGEIGPLVPVGDDSALADGIRTTLADPPDKERLVERARDFAPEAVLRDYEAFIRAHLPTAAPAHRTA comes from the coding sequence ATGACAGGGCAGAGGCCGCTGGCGTTCTACGTTCCGTCCCTGACGGTTGGGGGGGCTGAACGGGTGACGGTGACAATCGCAAACGGGTTGGCCGAGCAAGGGTACGACGTCGATCTCCTCGTCTCGTTTTGTGAAGGCGAGTTCAAGAAAGAAGTGCGAAGCGACGTTCGCCTCATCGACCTAGAGACTCCGTCTATCCCGGGAATCGGTATCGGTGCCGCTGTCCCGGCACTCCGCAGGTATCTCAGGACCGAATCGCCGAGCATGATTTTCTCGCAGATGACATACGCCAACGATGTCTGTCTCGTCGCACACGGATTGGCCGGCTCCGATGCGGTCGCGGTTCCGACGGTCCACAATACCCTCGGCGTGCAGGACTCGCCGAAAGAGAAGTTCGTCGAGTGGCTCGCGGGCCGACTTGCCGACCGAGCGGACCAGTTCGTCGCCGTTTCCGAAGGTGCCGCCGAAAGCATCGTCGAACACGTGGGGGTCAGTCGTGAGGACGTGACCGTACTGCACAACCCGATTCCCGTCGAGGAGGTCCGCATGCGGTCCCGGGACCCGGCCGACCACGAATGGGTCGGCGTTCCGGAGTACGAGGTCGTACTCGGCGTCGGCCGCCTCGAGCCACAGAAGAACTTCGGCTCATTCCTCAAAGCGTTCAAACGGGTACACAAAGCGCGCCCACAAACGCGAGCAATCATCGTCGGTCGAGGGTCTGAGCGTGGCGAACTCGGGCAGTTGGCCCGGGATCTCGGAATCAGCGAGAAAGTCTCGTTTCCGGGCTACGTCGACAACCCCTACGGCTACATGGCCGGTGCATCCGTGCTAGCAATGTCGTCGGTACACGAGGGGCTCCCGACAGTGCTCATCGAAGCGCTAGCGTGTGGCTGCCCGGTCGTCTCGACTGACTGTCCTAGCGGTCCCTACGAAATTTTAGAAGGTGGCGAAATCGGACCACTAGTCCCGGTCGGGGACGATAGCGCCCTCGCAGATGGGATACGTACCACTCTGGCCGACCCACCGGACAAAGAGAGATTAGTCGAGCGGGCGCGCGATTTCGCCCCCGAAGCCGTGCTTCGGGATTACGAGGCGTTCATTCGAGCGCACCTGCCTACCGCAGCCCCGGCTCACAGAACGGCCTGA
- a CDS encoding glycosyltransferase — translation MSRSDTTHEAPTAGTDSYDDASHQSPDETVRVCFLINKLAPDGAPTIVLNLVEQARDQPFDFTVCFFGGDDTLRTDFEDAGARVVDFGAVGEFPQFDPRSLPRMLRFFRRTSFDILHCHLPYSQSLGRLVGSVADVDHIVSTQHNVPANYHPIERVAERLTRPLDSRTVAVSEGVQTAFTGESEVFHHDAGGQWSTIPNGIDVDAFAGSVDAADGRAVRQEWGLSDSDPLYLNVARYEPQKRQPTLIEAMGEVIDSVPSAHLLIVGWGSLEASLREKVQSAGLSEAVTVTGRVPEIHGYYAAADAFVSASAFEGLPVTILEAMTAECPVVATDIDGVREVVLDGETGRLVPPDEPTQMAAAMRELADHATRERYGEQGCDRVRNVFTVEQMVSRYTRLYRSLDGRQGRENNAGEYENDA, via the coding sequence ATGAGCCGCTCGGACACGACACACGAAGCTCCCACCGCGGGCACCGACAGCTACGACGACGCCTCCCACCAATCCCCGGACGAGACTGTTCGCGTCTGCTTTCTCATCAACAAACTCGCGCCTGACGGCGCACCGACTATCGTCCTGAACCTCGTCGAGCAAGCGCGAGACCAACCGTTCGATTTCACGGTCTGTTTCTTCGGCGGTGACGACACGCTCCGGACGGACTTCGAAGACGCAGGCGCGCGCGTGGTCGACTTCGGAGCGGTCGGGGAGTTCCCGCAGTTCGACCCACGCTCGCTCCCGCGTATGCTCCGGTTCTTCCGCCGGACATCGTTCGATATCCTCCACTGCCACTTGCCGTACTCACAATCGCTCGGACGACTCGTCGGCTCCGTGGCCGACGTCGACCACATCGTGAGCACACAGCACAACGTCCCGGCGAACTACCATCCCATCGAGCGGGTGGCGGAACGTCTCACCCGACCGCTCGACTCACGGACCGTTGCCGTCTCGGAGGGCGTTCAGACGGCCTTCACCGGTGAGAGCGAAGTCTTTCACCACGATGCTGGTGGCCAGTGGAGCACGATTCCCAACGGGATTGACGTGGATGCCTTCGCTGGCTCCGTGGACGCCGCTGACGGACGTGCCGTCCGCCAAGAGTGGGGCCTTTCGGACTCTGACCCGCTCTATCTCAACGTGGCCCGATACGAGCCCCAGAAGCGACAGCCGACGCTCATCGAGGCGATGGGGGAGGTCATCGACAGCGTGCCGTCGGCACACCTTCTCATCGTCGGGTGGGGGTCGCTCGAAGCATCGCTCCGAGAGAAGGTCCAGAGCGCGGGCTTGTCCGAGGCTGTGACGGTCACCGGACGCGTCCCGGAGATTCACGGGTATTACGCGGCTGCCGATGCCTTTGTCTCTGCATCGGCCTTCGAGGGACTGCCGGTGACTATCCTCGAAGCCATGACCGCGGAGTGCCCAGTGGTCGCCACGGACATCGACGGCGTGAGGGAAGTCGTCCTCGACGGTGAGACCGGACGGTTGGTTCCTCCTGATGAGCCAACACAGATGGCAGCGGCGATGCGAGAGCTCGCGGACCACGCGACCCGGGAGCGCTACGGGGAGCAGGGGTGCGACCGTGTCCGAAACGTGTTCACCGTCGAACAGATGGTCTCCCGCTACACTCGGCTGTATCGCTCTCTCGACGGCCGACAGGGACGGGAGAACAACGCCGGAGAATACGAAAACGATGCCTGA